One region of Haloprofundus salilacus genomic DNA includes:
- a CDS encoding metal ABC transporter substrate-binding protein, which yields MGLHNRRAVLGLGAGTLVAALAGCVGAGGGSSTGGTGGDGKTTVQSSFFVLSDFAANVVGDVATVENLVPFGQHGHGWEPGPDVQRSVLESNAFVYMGEGFQPWADDVVTNLEDADSDIAVIEARHDVDLLSAPGTGDDGDEHGHDDNGNESHDEGTHNESHDDVHEGNYSDDGHEEEEHGDDGHDHGAADPHFWLDPTRAATAVETIRDGLVEMDPGNESTYVDNADAYVATLNDLDSTFEEELSGRTREDVLVAGHNAFQYLGERYEFHVHSLTGLAPDDQPTPQDVTRAQELIAEHDISHVLAPVFESDRAAMQLVEETDATAALPLTPVPTLKPEWEEDGWGFVDVMTEVNLASLRTALGAK from the coding sequence ATGGGTCTTCACAACCGCAGAGCGGTACTCGGTCTGGGCGCTGGCACACTCGTCGCTGCGCTCGCGGGGTGCGTCGGTGCAGGAGGCGGCTCGTCTACGGGCGGTACCGGTGGCGACGGCAAAACGACCGTGCAGTCGTCGTTCTTCGTTCTCTCCGACTTCGCGGCCAATGTCGTCGGCGACGTCGCGACGGTCGAGAACCTCGTTCCGTTCGGCCAACACGGCCACGGCTGGGAACCCGGTCCCGACGTCCAGCGGTCGGTGTTGGAGTCCAACGCGTTCGTCTACATGGGCGAGGGGTTCCAACCGTGGGCCGACGACGTCGTCACGAACCTCGAAGACGCCGACAGCGACATCGCGGTCATCGAGGCCCGCCACGACGTCGACCTCCTGTCGGCACCAGGAACCGGCGACGACGGCGACGAACACGGTCACGACGACAACGGAAACGAGAGTCACGACGAGGGTACTCACAACGAGAGCCACGACGACGTACACGAGGGCAACTACAGTGACGACGGTCACGAAGAGGAGGAACACGGCGACGACGGCCACGACCACGGGGCCGCCGACCCCCACTTCTGGCTCGACCCGACGCGCGCTGCGACGGCCGTCGAGACCATCCGCGACGGTCTCGTCGAGATGGACCCCGGCAACGAGTCGACGTACGTTGACAACGCCGATGCCTACGTCGCGACGCTGAACGACCTCGATTCGACGTTCGAGGAGGAACTTTCGGGACGCACGCGCGAGGACGTGCTCGTAGCCGGGCACAACGCCTTCCAGTATCTCGGCGAGCGCTACGAGTTCCACGTCCACTCGCTGACCGGTCTCGCCCCGGACGACCAACCGACGCCGCAGGACGTCACCCGGGCGCAGGAACTCATCGCCGAACACGACATCAGTCACGTCCTCGCGCCGGTGTTCGAGTCCGACCGCGCCGCGATGCAACTCGTTGAGGAGACGGACGCAACGGCGGCGCTACCGCTGACGCCGGTACCGACGCTGAAACCCGAGTGGGAGGAAGACGGCTGGGGCTTCGTCGACGTGATGACCGAGGTAAACCTCGCCAGCCTCCGAACGGCGCTGGGGGCGAAATGA
- the secY gene encoding preprotein translocase subunit SecY encodes MGWKETAEPVLTRMPAVERPEGHVPFRRKLGWTAGILVLYFFLTNVTLFGLDVSTQSDLFGRFRSILAGAQGSILQLGIGPIVTASIVLQLLGGADLLGLDTNDPRDQILYQGLQKFLVVVMICLTGIPMVFAGDFLPPSQAVASALGISATGVQVLLFAQIFVGGVLILFMDEIVSKWGVGSGVGLFIIAGVSQQLVGGLFAWPSLGGAPGFIPTWFAILTGNQQLADGQLLTGPGLQALLFQPGQILALFTTVLIFAIVVYAESVRVEIPLSHARVKGARGRFPVKLIYASVLPMILVRALQANIQFLGRILYSQSPAGANAITLFGTSMPWLGQYGSNGQPVGGLFYYFAPIQAPQDWLWFLAGTAAEPWQIFIRVAIDLTFMVIGGAIFAIFWVETTGMGPESTARQIQNSGMQIPGFRRNPQVIEKVMERYIPQVTVIGGALVGLLAVMANMLGTIGQVSGTGLLLTVSITYKLYEEIAEEQLMEMHPMMRQMFGD; translated from the coding sequence ATGGGTTGGAAAGAGACGGCCGAACCAGTCTTAACGCGGATGCCTGCAGTCGAGCGTCCGGAGGGGCACGTGCCCTTCCGTCGCAAGCTCGGCTGGACCGCCGGGATTCTCGTGTTGTACTTCTTCCTCACGAACGTCACCCTCTTCGGGCTCGACGTGTCGACGCAAAGCGACCTGTTCGGGCGCTTCCGGTCTATCCTCGCCGGAGCGCAAGGGTCGATTCTCCAGTTGGGTATCGGACCCATCGTCACCGCGAGCATCGTCCTCCAGTTGCTCGGCGGTGCCGACCTGCTCGGGTTGGACACGAACGACCCGCGCGATCAGATTCTCTACCAGGGACTGCAGAAGTTCCTCGTCGTCGTGATGATCTGTCTGACGGGTATCCCGATGGTGTTCGCCGGGGACTTCCTCCCGCCGAGTCAGGCCGTCGCGAGCGCCCTCGGTATCAGCGCGACCGGCGTGCAGGTGCTCCTGTTCGCACAGATCTTCGTCGGCGGCGTCCTCATCCTGTTCATGGACGAGATCGTGAGCAAGTGGGGCGTCGGCTCCGGTGTCGGACTGTTCATCATCGCTGGCGTGAGCCAGCAGCTCGTCGGCGGGCTGTTCGCGTGGCCGTCGCTCGGCGGCGCGCCCGGCTTCATCCCGACGTGGTTCGCCATCCTCACCGGCAACCAACAACTGGCCGACGGTCAGCTGCTCACCGGCCCGGGGCTGCAGGCGCTGCTGTTCCAACCGGGACAGATTCTCGCGCTGTTCACGACGGTGCTCATCTTCGCCATCGTCGTCTACGCCGAGTCCGTCCGCGTCGAGATTCCGCTCAGCCACGCCCGCGTGAAAGGCGCTCGCGGTCGCTTCCCCGTGAAGCTCATCTACGCGTCCGTCCTGCCGATGATTCTCGTCCGCGCGCTGCAGGCGAACATCCAGTTCCTCGGGCGCATCCTCTACTCGCAGAGTCCCGCCGGCGCCAACGCGATTACGCTGTTCGGGACGTCGATGCCGTGGCTCGGTCAGTACGGCTCTAACGGACAGCCCGTAGGCGGACTGTTCTACTACTTCGCGCCGATTCAGGCCCCGCAGGACTGGCTCTGGTTCCTCGCCGGGACGGCGGCGGAGCCGTGGCAGATCTTCATCCGCGTCGCCATCGACCTGACGTTCATGGTCATCGGCGGGGCGATATTCGCCATCTTTTGGGTCGAGACGACCGGAATGGGTCCGGAGTCGACGGCGCGGCAGATTCAGAACTCCGGGATGCAGATTCCCGGCTTCCGTCGGAACCCGCAGGTCATCGAGAAGGTGATGGAGCGCTACATCCCACAGGTGACGGTCATCGGCGGCGCGCTCGTCGGTCTGCTCGCCGTCATGGCGAACATGCTCGGCACCATCGGACAGGTCTCCGGGACGGGGCTGCTGCTGACGGTCTCCATCACGTACAAACTGTACGAGGAGATCGCCGAGGAGCAGCTCATGGAGATGCACCCGATGATGCGCCAGATGTTCGGCGACTGA
- a CDS encoding Cdc6/Cdc18 family protein — translation MTDSEEGKRDCRSRDRPSDDDDRSSGDSRRVDEYDADLRSYATTENAIDSGSAETQNGRPDVERAVTTDGGDRRRCDAPEDGDPFAVGSIFAREELLRVGYVPDRDRIIGRDDEIRAVGKALGPAVRGGPPRNLLLYGKTGTGKSLVSKHMAREAGTRATDNGVNLIYQYVDCSNDDTETRAARELALGVRDTLEPELSIPRKGIGAAEYFRHVWDLLDVHDVRSLIVILDEVDKLDGDDDILMTLSRAEESGKTDSYVGIIAISNKIQYRESMGERVDSSLQDREFVFHPYDATQLRQILENRRDAFQPDVLSADVIPKVAALAAREHGDARKAIDILRYAGAIAEESDSSQVLEEHIDSAMERAEADRFAELVSGSTPHVKYILVALASLTMRRDEEEFAKQDIYSTYKRVCANEGSDPISWDRVSRLLKEQSFLGITESRHTGGGYEKGSYRVHSLNRDPEIVLKALDSGAEL, via the coding sequence ATGACCGACTCGGAGGAAGGGAAACGAGACTGTCGCAGTCGCGACCGGCCGTCCGACGATGACGATAGGTCGTCCGGCGACAGCCGACGGGTCGACGAGTACGATGCCGACCTCCGATCGTACGCGACGACGGAGAACGCAATCGACTCCGGGAGTGCGGAGACGCAGAACGGTCGTCCGGACGTCGAGCGGGCGGTTACGACCGACGGGGGGGACCGTCGCCGATGCGATGCGCCCGAAGACGGCGACCCGTTCGCCGTCGGTTCGATCTTCGCGCGCGAGGAACTGCTCCGCGTCGGCTACGTCCCGGACCGCGACCGAATCATCGGCCGCGACGACGAGATTCGGGCGGTTGGCAAGGCGCTCGGCCCGGCGGTCAGAGGCGGTCCGCCGCGGAATCTCCTGCTGTACGGCAAGACGGGAACCGGAAAGTCGCTCGTCTCGAAACACATGGCTCGCGAGGCGGGCACGCGAGCGACCGACAACGGCGTGAACCTCATCTACCAGTACGTCGACTGCTCGAACGACGACACCGAGACGCGGGCGGCGCGCGAACTCGCACTCGGCGTGCGCGACACGCTTGAACCGGAGCTCTCGATTCCGCGGAAAGGCATCGGCGCGGCGGAGTACTTCAGACACGTCTGGGACCTCCTCGACGTCCACGACGTGCGGTCGCTCATCGTCATCCTCGACGAGGTCGACAAACTCGACGGCGACGACGACATCCTGATGACGCTCTCGCGCGCCGAGGAGTCCGGCAAGACCGACTCCTACGTCGGCATTATCGCCATCAGCAACAAGATTCAGTACCGCGAGTCCATGGGCGAACGCGTCGACTCCTCGCTGCAGGACCGTGAGTTCGTCTTCCACCCCTACGACGCGACGCAGCTCAGACAGATTCTCGAAAATCGGCGCGACGCGTTCCAACCCGACGTTCTGTCGGCGGACGTGATTCCGAAGGTCGCCGCGCTGGCCGCGCGCGAACACGGCGACGCGCGGAAAGCGATCGACATCCTCCGGTACGCGGGCGCGATCGCCGAGGAGTCGGACAGTTCGCAGGTGCTCGAAGAACACATCGACAGCGCGATGGAGCGCGCGGAGGCCGACCGCTTCGCCGAACTCGTCTCCGGCAGCACGCCGCACGTGAAGTACATCCTCGTCGCCCTCGCGTCGCTGACGATGCGCCGCGACGAGGAGGAGTTCGCAAAACAGGACATCTACTCGACGTACAAACGGGTCTGCGCGAACGAGGGCTCCGACCCCATCTCGTGGGACCGCGTCTCCCGCCTCCTGAAAGAACAGTCGTTCCTCGGAATCACCGAGAGCCGCCACACCGGCGGCGGCTACGAGAAAGGCAGCTATCGCGTCCACTCGCTGAACCGCGACCCCGAAATCGTGCTGAAGGCGCTGGACTCGGGCGCTGAGCTGTAG
- a CDS encoding adenosylcobalamin-dependent ribonucleoside-diphosphate reductase encodes MSNADLSADELVLPVKRTEGDTLEARMTSNAYNNILPARYLRKDADGNLTETQEELFARVAKNIALAEAVYEAERQEVDVTVTPDQLKPGHPRRDELAAEVFGKGVTAGDNVETALSVYNVNKFAYDTVVPELPDEIRSTVETRREQFQEIMEMLSFVPNSPTLMNAGDELQQLSACFVDSPGDDITDIHQTMKEAAEVFQSGGGMGYAFWKLRPYGDAVGSTGGIASGPITFMRTYDQMCETIAQGGARRGAQMGVMRVSHPDVIQFIHAKNKDVSLAHSLRLNDPDDYTHTKFADALDEARELIDEEGRVPKHLRNAVEGHLSNFNISVGVTDDFMEALYDDEEFVFTNPRTEEPHVATPETKELYEMFGLGEHVEVGEVLSIPAAKLWDHIVSGAHENGEPGIIYLERVNKQHSFDVEKHPDHRILATNPCGEQPLEEYEACNLGHINLSTLADLDAPDWRVWSGEHLEEYDSHQEAVDAFLSEAIDFEEFDRRIELGTRFLENVVTMSDFPVAKIEQKVREMRKIGLGVMGLAQLYIQLGIRYGSEEGNEVASQLMTHINHRSKWASHELAEERGSFDDWDDSKYANPTEYRQWFEHHTGLDADEWADGFPVRNHNTTTIAPTGTTSMVGNTTGGCEPIYNVAYYKNVSDDVQGDEMLVEFDDYFLRVLEANDIDVEEVKREAQEQMANNEFDGVDSLSTVPDSISELFVVTADLSGKDHAAVQCACQQGVDSAISKTCNFPNSATKEDMDEVYRYIYDHGGKGVTVYRDGTRSKQVLTTRADNAEFADEDEAAEVIAEQIREAFGGLDAFLENEEVREALGGDVEEFVEATREGRAYAQERPRPDVLHGVTQRIDTGYGKLYVNINEDEDGEPFELFATIGNSGGFTNSFTEALAKVISYSLRSGVDPREIAADLQGIRSPKVAWDKGEQINSIPDAVGVAMRRYLDGEIEKPYPKQKSLTEIESETTDVDVDAEEAPEPDGGASVSNGAKSDAMDDLLAAGESPECPECGNLTLYFSEGCKTCESCGWSEC; translated from the coding sequence ATGAGTAACGCCGATCTGAGCGCGGACGAACTCGTGCTCCCGGTCAAGCGCACCGAGGGCGACACCCTCGAAGCGCGGATGACCTCGAACGCGTACAACAACATCCTGCCCGCGCGGTATCTCCGCAAGGACGCCGACGGCAACCTCACCGAGACGCAGGAGGAGCTGTTCGCCCGTGTCGCGAAGAACATCGCGCTCGCGGAAGCCGTCTACGAGGCCGAGCGACAGGAGGTCGACGTGACCGTCACGCCCGACCAGTTGAAGCCGGGTCACCCGCGCCGCGACGAACTCGCCGCCGAGGTGTTCGGCAAGGGCGTCACCGCCGGCGACAACGTCGAGACGGCGCTCTCCGTCTACAACGTCAACAAGTTCGCCTACGACACCGTCGTCCCCGAACTCCCCGACGAGATTCGGTCGACCGTCGAGACGCGGCGCGAGCAGTTCCAGGAGATAATGGAGATGCTCTCGTTCGTCCCGAACTCGCCGACGCTGATGAACGCGGGCGACGAACTCCAGCAGCTGTCGGCGTGTTTCGTCGATTCGCCGGGCGACGACATCACCGACATCCACCAGACGATGAAGGAAGCCGCCGAGGTGTTCCAGTCCGGCGGCGGCATGGGTTACGCGTTCTGGAAGCTTCGGCCCTACGGCGACGCAGTAGGCTCTACTGGCGGCATCGCCTCCGGTCCCATCACGTTCATGCGGACGTACGACCAGATGTGCGAGACCATCGCGCAAGGCGGCGCGCGCCGCGGTGCGCAGATGGGCGTCATGCGCGTCAGCCACCCCGACGTCATCCAGTTCATCCACGCGAAGAACAAGGACGTCTCGCTGGCGCACTCGCTGCGCCTCAACGACCCCGACGACTACACGCACACGAAGTTCGCCGACGCGCTCGACGAGGCGCGTGAACTCATCGACGAGGAGGGTCGGGTCCCCAAACACCTCCGCAACGCCGTCGAGGGTCACCTCTCGAACTTCAACATCTCCGTCGGCGTCACCGACGACTTCATGGAGGCGCTGTACGACGACGAGGAGTTCGTCTTCACCAACCCCCGGACGGAGGAACCGCACGTCGCGACGCCCGAGACGAAGGAACTGTACGAGATGTTCGGTCTCGGCGAGCACGTCGAAGTCGGCGAGGTGCTCTCGATTCCGGCCGCCAAACTCTGGGACCACATCGTCTCCGGCGCCCACGAGAACGGCGAACCGGGCATCATCTATCTCGAGCGCGTCAACAAACAGCACTCCTTCGACGTCGAGAAACACCCCGACCACCGCATCCTCGCGACGAACCCGTGCGGCGAACAGCCGCTGGAGGAGTACGAGGCGTGCAACCTCGGCCACATCAACCTCTCGACGCTCGCCGATCTCGACGCCCCCGACTGGCGCGTCTGGTCCGGGGAGCACCTCGAGGAGTACGACTCCCACCAGGAGGCTGTCGACGCGTTCCTCTCTGAGGCCATCGACTTCGAGGAGTTCGACCGCCGCATCGAACTCGGGACGCGCTTCCTCGAGAACGTCGTCACGATGTCGGACTTCCCCGTCGCGAAGATAGAGCAGAAGGTACGCGAGATGCGCAAGATCGGCCTCGGCGTCATGGGGCTTGCACAGCTCTACATCCAGCTCGGCATCCGCTACGGCTCCGAGGAGGGGAACGAGGTCGCGAGCCAGCTGATGACCCACATCAACCACCGTTCGAAGTGGGCGTCGCACGAGCTCGCCGAGGAGCGCGGTTCGTTCGACGACTGGGACGACTCGAAGTACGCGAACCCGACCGAGTACCGCCAGTGGTTCGAGCACCACACCGGTCTCGACGCCGACGAGTGGGCCGATGGCTTCCCCGTCCGCAACCACAACACGACGACTATCGCCCCGACGGGCACCACGTCGATGGTCGGTAACACGACTGGTGGCTGCGAACCCATCTACAACGTCGCCTACTACAAGAACGTCTCCGACGACGTGCAGGGCGACGAGATGCTCGTCGAGTTCGATGACTACTTCCTCCGCGTGCTGGAGGCCAACGACATCGACGTCGAGGAGGTCAAGCGCGAGGCGCAAGAGCAGATGGCGAACAACGAGTTCGACGGCGTCGACTCGCTGTCGACGGTTCCGGATTCGATTTCGGAGTTGTTCGTCGTTACCGCCGACCTCTCTGGGAAGGACCACGCCGCCGTGCAGTGCGCCTGCCAGCAGGGCGTCGACTCCGCCATCTCGAAAACCTGTAACTTCCCGAACTCCGCGACGAAGGAGGACATGGACGAAGTCTACAGGTACATCTACGACCACGGCGGCAAGGGCGTCACCGTCTACCGCGACGGCACCCGCTCGAAGCAGGTGCTGACGACGCGCGCCGACAACGCGGAGTTCGCTGACGAGGACGAGGCCGCCGAGGTCATCGCCGAGCAGATTCGCGAGGCGTTCGGCGGACTCGACGCGTTCCTCGAGAACGAGGAGGTGCGCGAAGCGCTCGGCGGCGACGTCGAGGAGTTCGTGGAAGCGACCCGCGAGGGCCGCGCCTACGCGCAGGAGCGACCCCGTCCGGACGTGCTCCACGGCGTCACCCAGCGCATCGACACGGGCTACGGGAAGCTCTACGTCAACATCAACGAGGACGAGGACGGCGAGCCGTTCGAGCTGTTCGCCACCATCGGCAACTCCGGCGGGTTCACCAACTCCTTCACGGAGGCGCTGGCGAAAGTCATCAGCTACTCGCTGCGCTCGGGCGTCGACCCGCGCGAGATCGCCGCCGACCTGCAGGGCATCCGCAGTCCGAAGGTCGCGTGGGACAAAGGCGAGCAGATCAACTCCATCCCGGACGCCGTCGGCGTGGCGATGCGGCGCTACCTCGACGGCGAGATCGAGAAGCCGTACCCCAAGCAGAAGAGTCTCACCGAGATCGAATCAGAGACGACCGACGTCGACGTTGACGCCGAGGAGGCCCCCGAACCCGACGGCGGGGCCTCGGTCTCGAACGGCGCGAAGTCGGACGCCATGGACGACCTGCTGGCCGCGGGCGAGAGCCCCGAGTGTCCCGAATGTGGGAACCTGACGCTGTACTTCTCGGAAGGCTGCAAGACCTGCGAGTCCTGCGGCTGGTCCGAGTGCTGA
- the trpG gene encoding anthranilate synthase component II has protein sequence MKVLVVDNFDSFTYNLVEYLSETTVERDGTRRSECEDADKREGAGERVDVEVLKNTASLDEIRAVDADAIVLSPGPGHPKNDRDVGVTLDVLRELSPEVPTLGVCLGLEAAVYAYGGEVGHAPEPVHGKAFAVDHDEKGVYAGLEQGFQAGRYHSLVATTVPDCFDVTATTDHDGTELVMGVRHREFPIECVQFHPESVLTAVGHEVMENFLANCVADAPRPTAD, from the coding sequence ATGAAGGTGCTCGTCGTCGACAACTTCGACTCGTTCACCTACAACCTCGTCGAGTATCTCTCGGAGACGACAGTCGAACGCGACGGTACCCGGAGGAGCGAATGCGAGGACGCGGACAAGCGCGAGGGCGCGGGCGAACGCGTCGACGTCGAGGTGCTGAAGAACACGGCGTCGCTCGACGAGATTCGCGCCGTCGACGCCGACGCCATCGTCCTGAGTCCGGGACCTGGACATCCGAAAAACGACCGCGACGTAGGCGTGACGCTCGACGTGTTGCGAGAACTGAGTCCCGAGGTACCGACGCTCGGCGTCTGTCTCGGTCTCGAAGCGGCGGTGTACGCGTACGGCGGCGAAGTCGGCCACGCCCCCGAACCCGTCCACGGGAAGGCGTTCGCCGTCGATCACGACGAAAAGGGGGTCTACGCGGGCCTCGAACAGGGCTTTCAGGCCGGTCGCTACCACTCGCTCGTCGCGACGACGGTGCCCGACTGCTTCGATGTCACGGCGACGACGGACCACGACGGAACGGAACTCGTGATGGGCGTGCGCCACCGCGAGTTCCCCATCGAGTGCGTCCAGTTCCACCCCGAGAGCGTCCTGACCGCCGTCGGTCACGAGGTCATGGAAAACTTTCTGGCGAACTGCGTCGCCGACGCGCCGCGGCCGACGGCGGACTGA
- the trpE gene encoding anthranilate synthase component I has translation MSRSSLDRSRESFASLFDGVDGPAVARVSATLGLPSTPPLSAYAALSDENDYGFLLESAEKTPSSDPDGAFSPGTATDRHARYSFVGYDPEAVVTVDTDGASVEALGGRAARYVDPDEGDVLAALRGALPDVERVGFDDDEGTARQRLDGGLVGFLAYDAVYDLWLEEVGVERPDAHADETATPDAQFVLTTKTLVFDHATDSVSLVFTPVVGPDENPDSVYDELDAEATRLREKLAVAETPDHGGFRKHGETAESREAYEAAVRETKRHVLDGDIYQGVISRTRELRGEIDPLGLYASLREVNPSPYMYLLRHGDRTVVGASPETLVSVRGDRVVANPIAGTCPRGNSPVDDRRLAGEMLADAKERSEHTMLVDLARNDVRRVSEAGSVRVEEFMNVLKYSHVQHIESTVSGRLDADSDAFDATRASFPAGTLSGAPKVRAMEIIDALETTPRGLYGGGVGYYSWTGDADVAIVIRTATIERGGEEDSIRVRAGAGIVADSDPTAEYEETEQKMGGVLDALERIEARGADDERTAAEAPR, from the coding sequence GTGAGCCGGAGTTCGCTCGACCGGAGTCGCGAGTCGTTCGCGTCGCTGTTCGACGGCGTCGACGGCCCGGCCGTTGCGCGTGTCTCGGCGACGCTCGGTCTCCCGTCGACGCCGCCGCTGTCGGCGTACGCCGCGCTGAGCGACGAGAATGACTACGGTTTCCTTCTCGAGAGCGCCGAGAAGACGCCGTCGAGCGACCCCGACGGTGCGTTCAGCCCCGGGACGGCGACCGACCGTCACGCCCGCTACTCGTTCGTCGGCTACGACCCCGAAGCCGTCGTCACCGTCGACACCGACGGCGCGAGCGTTGAGGCGCTCGGCGGCCGCGCGGCGAGATACGTCGACCCCGACGAGGGTGACGTACTCGCCGCGCTCCGCGGCGCGCTCCCCGACGTCGAACGGGTCGGCTTCGATGACGACGAGGGAACCGCCCGCCAGCGCCTCGACGGCGGACTTGTCGGCTTCCTCGCGTACGACGCGGTGTACGACCTCTGGCTGGAGGAGGTCGGCGTCGAACGCCCGGACGCCCACGCCGATGAGACGGCGACACCGGACGCGCAGTTCGTGCTAACGACGAAGACGCTCGTCTTCGACCACGCCACCGACTCGGTGTCGCTCGTCTTCACGCCCGTCGTCGGTCCAGACGAGAATCCCGACAGCGTCTACGACGAACTCGACGCGGAGGCGACGCGCCTGCGCGAGAAACTCGCCGTGGCCGAGACGCCCGATCACGGCGGCTTTCGCAAGCACGGCGAGACGGCGGAATCGAGAGAGGCGTACGAGGCGGCGGTCCGCGAGACGAAACGGCACGTCCTCGACGGTGACATCTACCAGGGCGTCATCTCCCGGACGCGAGAGCTTCGGGGCGAAATCGACCCGCTCGGTCTCTACGCGTCACTGCGTGAGGTGAACCCCTCGCCGTACATGTACCTGCTCCGCCACGGCGACCGGACCGTCGTCGGCGCGAGTCCGGAGACGCTCGTCTCGGTGCGCGGCGACCGGGTCGTCGCGAACCCCATCGCCGGGACGTGCCCGCGCGGGAACAGTCCCGTCGACGACCGTCGCCTCGCCGGTGAGATGCTCGCCGACGCCAAAGAGCGCTCCGAGCACACGATGCTCGTCGACCTCGCTCGAAACGACGTGCGGCGCGTCTCCGAGGCGGGGAGCGTCCGCGTCGAGGAGTTCATGAACGTGCTGAAGTACAGCCACGTCCAGCACATCGAGTCAACCGTCTCGGGCAGGTTGGACGCCGACTCCGATGCCTTCGACGCCACTCGCGCGTCGTTCCCGGCGGGGACGCTCTCGGGCGCGCCGAAGGTCCGCGCGATGGAGATAATCGACGCGCTGGAGACGACTCCTCGGGGACTGTACGGTGGCGGCGTCGGCTACTACTCGTGGACCGGCGACGCCGACGTGGCCATCGTCATCCGCACCGCCACCATCGAGCGTGGGGGCGAAGAGGATTCGATTCGCGTGCGCGCCGGCGCGGGTATCGTCGCCGACAGCGACCCGACCGCCGAGTACGAGGAGACCGAACAGAAGATGGGCGGCGTGCTTGACGCACTCGAACGCATCGAAGCGCGCGGAGCAGACGACGAGCGGACCGCCGCGGAGGCGCCGCGATGA
- a CDS encoding phosphoribosylanthranilate isomerase encodes MTRVKLCGFTRAADLRVAAAAGADAVGVITELPERVESPREVVPSRAAELVATTPPFVTTVLVLMPETPERAVELARLVDPDVLQLHSEFTVDELQYIRAEAKTKLVTAIAAEDAKDAERARDLDQVVDAVLLDSVAENGAGGTGETHDWEATAELAKKLCSPVILAGGLTPENVEEAVETADPYGVDVASGVELTGGIKDHDAVREFVRRAKRTQFREEVSP; translated from the coding sequence ATGACGCGCGTCAAACTCTGCGGGTTCACCCGCGCCGCCGACCTGCGGGTCGCCGCCGCCGCCGGAGCCGACGCCGTCGGCGTCATCACCGAACTTCCCGAGCGCGTCGAGAGTCCTCGCGAAGTCGTGCCGAGTCGGGCGGCGGAACTCGTCGCCACGACGCCGCCGTTCGTGACGACCGTGCTGGTACTCATGCCCGAAACGCCCGAGCGCGCTGTCGAACTCGCTCGGCTGGTCGACCCCGACGTGCTCCAACTGCACAGCGAGTTCACCGTCGACGAACTCCAGTACATCCGCGCGGAGGCGAAGACGAAACTCGTCACCGCCATCGCCGCCGAAGACGCCAAAGATGCCGAACGGGCGCGCGATCTCGACCAGGTCGTCGACGCGGTGCTCCTCGACTCCGTGGCCGAGAACGGCGCGGGCGGAACCGGCGAGACGCACGACTGGGAGGCGACCGCGGAGCTGGCGAAGAAGCTCTGCTCGCCGGTCATCCTCGCCGGCGGGTTGACGCCCGAGAACGTCGAGGAAGCCGTCGAGACCGCCGACCCCTACGGCGTCGACGTGGCCAGCGGCGTCGAACTCACCGGCGGGATCAAGGACCACGACGCGGTCCGCGAGTTCGTCCGCCGAGCGAAACGGACGCAGTTCCGCGAGGAGGTCTCGCCGTGA